CGCGTCACCGCCTCCACCACCTCCGCGCAGCCCACGTTGTGCTTCCAGAGGTAGCCCGCGGCGCCGGCCTGCAGGCACTGCTCCACCACCTCCGGCTCGTGGTGGCTCGACAACACCAACGACTTCACCGACGGATAGAAGTCATGCAGGCACTGCAGCGCCGTCATCCCCGTCGCCGACCCCTCCTGGTCCGGCGGCTCCAGCTTCAGGTCCAACACCGCCACGTGCGGCATCTGCTCACGCACCCTCGCCAGGAAGGGCGGCGTCTGGGAGCAGCGCGCCACCACGTCCATGCCCGCACTCTCGAGGACCAATACCAGACTCTCCCTGAAGACCTGTTGGTCCTCCAGGAGCGCCACCCGGATTCTCTCATTGGAAATGTCTGTCGTCATCATCACTCCAGATGCAAGGAGCGCCCTCGGGATGCACCTGCGACGAGCGTCCTTCCGCGACCTTGTTCATCATGTGATGTTCAAAAGTTGTTCAAGGGCTGTTCAAGGTAAGCCATTCACTGGCGCGCGGGTCCTCCATCCAGGGATGATGTCCATGTCGGGTACCCCTCCGTATGTCAGTCTTTCGCGTCCGGCGCACGGGGGAATGGCAGTACAGTCCACACCCTACATACCCGTGCGGGCTGGAGCTCCGTGAGGGAGCGGGGGGCTCCCTTGCCGCGTGATGCTGGCTGGGTTACAGCTCAACGCATGTCACCCGCGTCATCGACCGAGCATGAGCTGACGGCCATCCTCGAGAAGGTGAACAAGACACACGGACCTGACTTCCAGGACGAGCCCCTGACGCCCTCCCGACACTCCTCCGCCCTGGAAGGCATTGCAGGCGCGGCGGCCCTGCTCCGGGGTGACGCGGTGCTCTATGTCAACCTGCGTTGGCAATCCCTCACACTCGCCCGGGGACCCTGGCGACGTTTGACAGAGCGTGGACAGGAGGAGGGGCCCGCACTGCTCACGCTGCGCAGCGTGGTGGCCGCGGAGGTGCGGGCGCTGGACTCGGCACCGGAGGAGTTGGCCCGCACGTCGCGCTACACCTATGCGGGGGGCCACCAGCAGCTGGAAATCAGCGCCCGTCAGGTCCGCGCGGACCTGACGCCGAAGGTCGTCCTGGTGCTCGCCCGGGACATCACCGAGCAGGCGCGTCAGGAGGAGG
This genomic interval from Myxococcus guangdongensis contains the following:
- a CDS encoding LuxR C-terminal-related transcriptional regulator, whose product is MTTDISNERIRVALLEDQQVFRESLVLVLESAGMDVVARCSQTPPFLARVREQMPHVAVLDLKLEPPDQEGSATGMTALQCLHDFYPSVKSLVLSSHHEPEVVEQCLQAGAAGYLWKHNVGCAEVVEAVTRVARGERLMPPGLSWVPSLPGFLMQQDVPTGGAELGLLTPREREVLGYVAAGADNLKIAACLSITERTVKAHITSIYKKIGSENRTQLAVLALQLGVQRPAGI